Proteins found in one Micrococcales bacterium genomic segment:
- a CDS encoding ATP-dependent helicase, with the protein MTLAKCSAKSLASDLSLPQPTDDQARVIEAPLEPVLVVAGAGSGKTATMALRVAYLVANHLVEPGNILGLTFTRKAAGELAERISSYLARLNFEGVDAPNVSTYNSYAASLMRDHALRLGFDPEAELLTEGGAWRLAMEVVEAWPCKEPELAASTLAGRVLSLAAECVGNLTTPAQARQAVEAMAAHFASRPRGVNPKSGRMKGLDDPVKAAGANLAKRVDLFELVENLIELKKQRGFVSYIDQEAIALELVQKRPEIGHGERQRFTTVLLDEYQDSSAIQIKLLSQLYRGHPVMAVGDPNQSIYGWRGASAEGLAGFGRSFADQAEADTTTLTLGMAWRSDRAILDVANAVAKPLRQVSPVKLPILDPKKGASQGQVTAAYFDTDQAEALGIAEYLAREWRDKPKVGSRPRTAAVLCRKRDFFGPVVEALKKAGLEYEVVGTGGLIALPEVQDVLAALRAAHQPDHGEALMRLAAGARYALGLRDLSALGAIAKRSTRQQVALADGPRLEGPDSQISIIDVLDSLDAKQAVAFSKSGWRRLRSLAGALRRIRQAGQLPLAEQVVGAERALGLDIDLMSRRGPTGRVHVEQLVQLAHQFAGSYGGSAVDFLDWLDEEAAQDRGLEPGQVNVNDQAVQVMTIHAAKGLEWDLVVVCGLSETQFPVVAPNRDGQRRDSAYFGAGTGALPWSLRLDSASLPSFGYQSCQDTVELNQEYARFVAKAGEHRLREERRLAYVAVTRPRSRLLLTGSYFGGSRKDPLPPSIFLNELVEEGLVSQDQWAAEPGEGDKALRAEGRSELWPPVPPSEGAEGVHRAAVVTAAGRVRAAMELVGGEIDQSELTGRLSAMDGALASQAALLLREQSRGKAEATLHAPRHFTVTALDSWLQDPMAYAQQIRRPMPQPPQASANVGTLFHQQVEALLWAGSGQGELGLEEAADSGSDDPDSRRVAKLVEKFKQSKWVNPSSGLKLVATEHDLAVRLSGTVLRGRVDAIFEDQTGHLVVVDWKTGSENRSHLDQLRRYRAMLALHQDVDPSTIRAVAHYAGTGKDVEAGQAEAGSAATELAAQLKALGA; encoded by the coding sequence ATGACTTTGGCCAAATGTTCGGCCAAATCCTTGGCCAGCGACCTGAGCCTGCCTCAGCCCACAGACGACCAAGCCAGGGTGATTGAGGCGCCGCTGGAACCTGTTTTGGTGGTGGCCGGGGCTGGTTCGGGCAAGACCGCCACCATGGCGCTAAGGGTGGCCTACTTGGTGGCTAACCATCTGGTTGAGCCTGGCAACATCCTGGGCTTGACCTTCACCCGAAAGGCCGCTGGCGAATTGGCCGAGCGGATCAGCTCCTATTTGGCCCGGCTGAACTTCGAAGGCGTCGACGCCCCCAACGTCTCGACTTACAACTCATACGCCGCCAGTTTGATGCGTGATCATGCCCTGCGCCTGGGATTCGACCCAGAGGCCGAGCTCCTAACTGAGGGAGGTGCCTGGCGGCTGGCCATGGAAGTGGTCGAGGCCTGGCCGTGCAAAGAACCTGAGTTGGCCGCCTCGACGCTGGCCGGCCGGGTCCTATCGCTGGCTGCGGAATGCGTTGGGAACCTCACTACGCCCGCTCAGGCGCGTCAAGCGGTCGAAGCCATGGCCGCACATTTTGCGTCCAGACCACGCGGCGTCAACCCCAAATCCGGGCGCATGAAAGGGCTAGATGACCCGGTCAAAGCAGCCGGGGCCAACTTGGCTAAACGTGTCGACTTGTTCGAGCTGGTTGAGAATCTGATTGAGCTAAAAAAACAACGTGGCTTTGTCAGTTACATCGATCAGGAGGCCATCGCCCTGGAGCTGGTTCAAAAGCGTCCCGAGATTGGCCACGGTGAGCGGCAGCGCTTCACCACGGTTTTGTTAGACGAATATCAAGACAGTTCGGCCATTCAAATCAAGCTCCTGTCCCAGTTGTATCGGGGCCATCCCGTCATGGCGGTGGGCGACCCGAACCAGTCGATCTATGGCTGGCGCGGGGCCAGCGCTGAAGGGCTGGCCGGTTTTGGCCGGTCGTTTGCCGACCAAGCCGAAGCGGACACCACGACGCTGACTCTTGGTATGGCTTGGCGCTCCGACCGGGCCATTTTGGATGTAGCCAACGCCGTTGCTAAGCCCCTTAGGCAAGTCTCACCGGTCAAGCTACCGATTCTGGATCCAAAGAAAGGGGCTAGCCAGGGGCAGGTCACGGCTGCCTATTTCGACACCGACCAGGCGGAGGCCCTGGGCATTGCGGAATACCTGGCGCGCGAGTGGCGGGACAAACCAAAGGTTGGTTCCAGGCCGCGAACGGCGGCGGTGCTTTGCCGCAAGCGAGACTTCTTTGGACCAGTGGTCGAGGCGCTGAAAAAAGCCGGGTTGGAATACGAAGTGGTGGGTACCGGTGGTTTGATCGCCCTGCCGGAGGTCCAAGACGTTCTGGCGGCCCTGCGGGCGGCCCACCAACCAGACCACGGCGAAGCCCTGATGCGCCTGGCGGCTGGAGCCCGCTACGCCTTGGGTTTGAGGGATCTTAGCGCCCTGGGGGCAATAGCCAAGCGCTCGACTCGTCAGCAGGTGGCGTTGGCTGACGGCCCGCGTCTAGAAGGTCCTGATAGCCAAATCTCCATAATTGACGTGTTGGACAGCCTTGACGCCAAGCAGGCGGTTGCTTTTTCCAAGTCGGGTTGGCGACGTCTGCGCAGCTTAGCCGGGGCGCTGAGGCGGATCCGACAGGCCGGACAACTGCCTTTGGCGGAGCAGGTTGTTGGGGCCGAGCGGGCGCTGGGATTGGATATTGACCTGATGTCCCGCCGCGGGCCTACCGGCCGGGTGCATGTCGAACAGCTGGTCCAATTGGCCCACCAGTTCGCTGGCAGTTACGGGGGCAGCGCCGTCGACTTCCTTGACTGGCTGGACGAGGAGGCCGCCCAGGACCGCGGGCTGGAACCCGGTCAGGTCAACGTCAACGACCAGGCCGTCCAGGTAATGACGATTCACGCCGCCAAGGGGTTGGAATGGGACTTGGTGGTGGTCTGCGGCCTAAGCGAAACCCAGTTCCCGGTTGTCGCCCCCAATAGGGACGGCCAGCGCAGGGATTCTGCCTACTTTGGTGCCGGGACAGGGGCTTTGCCCTGGTCGCTGCGATTGGATTCGGCTTCGTTGCCCAGTTTCGGGTACCAAAGCTGCCAAGACACAGTTGAACTCAACCAGGAATATGCCCGCTTCGTGGCCAAGGCCGGTGAGCATAGGCTCAGGGAGGAACGGCGCCTGGCATACGTTGCCGTGACCAGGCCGCGCTCTCGGCTGCTTTTGACCGGTTCCTATTTTGGCGGCAGCCGCAAGGACCCGCTGCCGCCATCGATCTTCCTAAACGAGCTGGTCGAAGAAGGGCTGGTTAGCCAGGACCAATGGGCAGCTGAACCGGGGGAAGGCGACAAAGCGCTTAGGGCCGAGGGCCGCAGCGAGCTCTGGCCGCCTGTTCCACCATCCGAAGGGGCCGAGGGCGTTCACCGCGCGGCGGTGGTGACAGCGGCCGGCCGGGTTAGGGCAGCCATGGAGCTGGTTGGCGGCGAGATCGACCAATCGGAGTTGACCGGACGGCTGAGCGCCATGGATGGTGCTTTGGCGAGCCAGGCCGCACTGCTGCTGCGGGAACAATCCCGAGGCAAGGCTGAGGCAACGCTTCACGCGCCCAGACACTTCACGGTCACAGCCTTGGACAGCTGGCTTCAGGACCCAATGGCTTATGCCCAACAGATCCGCCGGCCCATGCCCCAACCACCCCAGGCCTCGGCCAACGTGGGCACGTTGTTCCATCAACAAGTTGAGGCCCTGCTCTGGGCCGGTTCGGGCCAAGGTGAACTTGGCCTAGAAGAAGCCGCAGACAGTGGCAGTGACGATCCAGACAGCCGGCGCGTAGCCAAATTGGTGGAGAAGTTCAAGCAATCAAAGTGGGTCAATCCGAGCTCGGGCCTGAAACTAGTCGCCACCGAACACGATCTAGCAGTGCGCCTGTCCGGCACGGTACTGCGCGGACGGGTCGACGCCATTTTCGAGGACCAGACCGGCCATTTGGTGGTGGTCGATTGGAAGACCGGCAGCGAGAACCGATCACATCTCGATCAACTGAGGCGATACCGGGCCATGCTGGCCCTTCACCAAGATGTGGACCCAAGCACCATAAGGGCCGTGGCCCACTACGCCGGCACTGGCAAGGATGTGGAAGCCGGTCAGGCTGAGGCCGGTTCGGCCGCGACCGAGCTAGCGGCCCAACTCAAAGCCTTGGGCGCCTAG
- a CDS encoding DUF3107 domain-containing protein — protein sequence MEITIGLRQAQRELTIKSPPDQDQIRAKVATAIEQGSGLLELADQNGDTHLIPVRAIAYVTIGNSAPRRVGFGS from the coding sequence GTGGAAATCACCATCGGGCTGCGTCAAGCTCAACGCGAACTGACCATCAAGTCGCCACCCGACCAAGATCAGATCAGAGCCAAAGTTGCCACCGCCATTGAACAGGGCAGCGGCCTGCTTGAACTGGCTGATCAGAACGGAGATACCCACCTGATTCCAGTCCGGGCCATCGCCTATGTCACCATTGGCAACAGCGCGCCACGCCGAGTCGGGTTTGGTTCCTGA
- a CDS encoding PD-(D/E)XK nuclease family protein, translating into MQAELRLVPAAGVEALASLDASGEAVVRAVAAGGAVAVAGAPGSGKTNLALHLAVTALASGSKVALLSPTRRTAASLRQRLEATVNQIEGQVVMTPVALAMSILNRRADAIAASGQAGAARWASAERPQMVSGADQAAAIASLLEAERSGQVAATPWPPSVPPQALGLAAFRNELRDLMMRAAERGLSPEGLAALGDQQGRPEWVAAAQIFGAYLDGLGLRTAADAGLALDAAAMVSMAATALQLWAEPYEPPAGGVSLRLDPRLRPSWDLVVVDDYQEAGSALAKLLGLLAGHGAQIVLLGCPDLAVQGYRGAIADQLERASDDPPAGFGAKPMVLEQVHRQAGELAGVTGRTCRLIRTRQLGHKLRSALDLAALPGPGGAGQNALVTTARGPGKPGGGTGGPWGASYEAATSVLVAGSEAQGVAAVARRLRQRHLLGGVAWGNMAVLTRTGRQVSELRTGLALAGVPAQVPGSEVLSLDQPAARAFLTALSAVSGPTGANWLETNTAKALLTGPIGQMDQVALRRLRRLLRARRSVDDKALTSGELVAGALAGSVDLANLDPDLAAPVAKVAQVMERGRRAVAQSMGAHGVLWELWQASDLAEPWRQAALRGGTDGRRADRNLDAICALFAAAERFDARVVGAGPAGFARYLEGQEVPSDTVAGHAPPGDQVTVATAAAAVGREWDTVVVTGLQSDVWPNTRLRDSLLGAGVLAGFLDGRGQDSDFLERRRAVIDDEARMAVLAVSRAKQHLCLVVVNDTDTSPSAFVDAMVPWPPKGQDENWDNYAERLLLLRQPQSMETPFDLRGLVAQARQEVVERPGSAEAAKAVEVLALLAKAGVPGADPERWAGLAPRSSDEPVFAPGQTVVLSPSKIEALDTCPLRWALEQAGGSPPQVEVATLGSLIHGLAQDYPEAGANQLLAALDQRWASLGLTPGYSASKLRRMAEKMVTHLGQYQQDHRNRLGSEVRVEATFGPEDLRRVEASPGPVLASTTPAGVAKSAGAPSVRVFGSIDRVEQCGQPGAVRLVDYKTGSKLPTGKQAQLNCQLGVYQLAWNASQDSQVAEAALIYLADNGTKAEPIRTYRQPALVNSEDPNWAAELLQRCYWAGTGRQIEASTNENCRNCPVAGCCPVDDQGRQVTA; encoded by the coding sequence ATGCAAGCGGAATTGCGACTGGTACCGGCCGCCGGGGTGGAGGCCCTGGCGAGTTTGGACGCCAGCGGTGAAGCCGTGGTGCGGGCTGTGGCCGCTGGTGGGGCGGTGGCAGTGGCCGGTGCGCCTGGCAGCGGCAAGACCAACCTGGCCTTGCATTTGGCGGTGACGGCTTTGGCTAGTGGATCAAAGGTGGCGTTGTTGTCGCCAACCCGGCGAACGGCGGCATCGTTGCGCCAACGGCTTGAGGCGACGGTCAACCAAATCGAGGGCCAAGTGGTGATGACCCCGGTGGCGCTGGCAATGAGCATTCTCAACCGGCGGGCAGATGCCATCGCCGCCTCCGGCCAGGCCGGGGCGGCGCGTTGGGCTAGCGCCGAGCGGCCACAAATGGTCAGCGGGGCGGACCAGGCAGCGGCCATCGCCTCGCTTTTGGAGGCGGAGCGAAGCGGGCAGGTGGCGGCCACGCCGTGGCCCCCGTCGGTGCCGCCCCAGGCCCTTGGTTTGGCGGCCTTTCGCAACGAGTTGCGTGACTTGATGATGCGCGCGGCCGAGCGCGGCCTCAGCCCGGAGGGCTTGGCGGCGCTGGGTGATCAACAAGGGCGGCCGGAATGGGTGGCGGCGGCCCAAATCTTCGGCGCTTACCTTGATGGCCTGGGGTTACGAACGGCGGCAGATGCCGGCCTGGCCCTGGACGCCGCGGCCATGGTGTCAATGGCGGCGACGGCCCTTCAGCTCTGGGCGGAACCGTATGAACCTCCGGCCGGGGGCGTCAGCCTGCGCCTCGACCCCAGGCTGCGGCCTAGCTGGGATCTGGTGGTTGTTGACGACTACCAAGAGGCCGGTTCGGCCTTGGCCAAGCTGCTTGGTTTGCTGGCCGGCCACGGCGCCCAAATTGTCCTGTTGGGCTGCCCTGACCTGGCAGTTCAGGGCTATCGCGGTGCCATTGCGGATCAACTAGAACGGGCCAGTGATGACCCGCCGGCGGGGTTTGGCGCCAAGCCTATGGTGTTGGAACAGGTCCACCGGCAGGCCGGCGAACTAGCGGGCGTAACCGGGCGAACCTGCCGGTTGATCCGGACGCGGCAACTGGGGCACAAGCTGCGGTCCGCGTTAGATCTGGCCGCCTTGCCTGGGCCTGGTGGCGCTGGCCAGAACGCGCTAGTGACTACTGCCCGTGGGCCCGGGAAACCGGGTGGTGGAACTGGCGGCCCCTGGGGTGCCTCATATGAAGCGGCCACCAGCGTGCTGGTAGCCGGTTCTGAAGCCCAAGGAGTTGCGGCCGTCGCCCGGAGACTGCGTCAGCGCCATCTGCTGGGCGGTGTGGCCTGGGGCAACATGGCTGTGCTGACCCGGACCGGGCGCCAGGTCAGCGAATTGCGAACCGGGCTGGCCTTAGCAGGCGTACCGGCGCAGGTTCCGGGCTCTGAGGTGCTGAGCCTGGACCAGCCGGCCGCCCGGGCCTTTCTGACAGCGCTTTCGGCAGTGTCTGGTCCCACTGGCGCCAATTGGCTTGAGACCAACACGGCCAAAGCCTTGTTGACCGGCCCCATTGGCCAAATGGATCAAGTCGCACTGCGGCGCCTACGGCGCCTGTTGCGGGCCAGGCGGTCGGTTGATGACAAAGCCCTGACGTCCGGCGAGCTTGTGGCCGGCGCGCTGGCCGGGTCGGTTGACCTGGCCAATCTGGACCCTGATTTGGCAGCGCCTGTGGCCAAAGTGGCGCAGGTGATGGAACGGGGTCGTCGAGCCGTGGCCCAGTCAATGGGGGCACACGGGGTCCTTTGGGAGTTGTGGCAGGCCTCTGACTTGGCTGAGCCCTGGCGTCAGGCAGCCTTGCGCGGCGGCACCGATGGGCGGCGGGCGGACCGGAATCTGGACGCGATTTGTGCCTTGTTTGCCGCAGCCGAGCGGTTTGACGCCAGGGTGGTTGGGGCCGGGCCGGCCGGTTTTGCCCGCTATCTCGAAGGCCAGGAGGTTCCCAGTGACACGGTGGCTGGGCATGCCCCGCCAGGAGACCAAGTGACCGTGGCGACCGCCGCTGCGGCAGTTGGCCGCGAGTGGGACACCGTCGTGGTGACGGGTCTGCAAAGCGACGTTTGGCCTAACACCCGGCTAAGGGATTCACTGCTGGGAGCCGGGGTCTTGGCGGGTTTCCTGGATGGCAGGGGCCAAGACAGCGATTTTCTAGAGCGGCGCCGGGCCGTCATAGACGATGAAGCCCGTATGGCGGTGCTGGCCGTGTCCCGGGCCAAGCAACACTTGTGTCTGGTGGTGGTCAACGACACCGACACCAGCCCCTCGGCCTTTGTTGACGCCATGGTCCCATGGCCACCAAAGGGCCAAGACGAGAACTGGGACAACTACGCCGAGCGGCTCTTGTTGTTGAGACAGCCCCAATCAATGGAAACCCCCTTTGACCTGCGAGGTTTGGTGGCTCAGGCCAGGCAAGAGGTGGTCGAGCGGCCGGGCAGCGCTGAGGCGGCCAAGGCGGTCGAGGTGTTGGCGCTTTTGGCGAAGGCCGGCGTGCCAGGAGCTGACCCGGAGCGATGGGCCGGGCTGGCGCCACGGTCGAGCGATGAGCCGGTGTTTGCGCCCGGCCAAACCGTGGTCTTGAGTCCGTCAAAGATCGAAGCCCTAGACACCTGCCCGCTGCGCTGGGCCCTGGAACAAGCTGGCGGTTCGCCGCCGCAGGTTGAAGTGGCCACCCTTGGCAGCCTGATCCACGGGCTGGCTCAGGATTACCCAGAGGCCGGTGCCAACCAACTGTTGGCTGCGCTCGACCAGCGCTGGGCCTCTCTTGGCTTGACGCCCGGATACAGCGCCAGCAAACTCCGCCGAATGGCGGAGAAAATGGTGACGCACCTGGGGCAATACCAGCAAGACCACCGCAACCGTCTTGGCAGCGAGGTTAGGGTCGAGGCAACTTTTGGCCCTGAGGATTTGAGGCGGGTAGAAGCCTCGCCCGGGCCGGTCTTGGCCAGCACAACTCCGGCCGGTGTGGCCAAGTCTGCCGGCGCTCCCTCGGTGCGAGTGTTCGGCTCGATCGACCGGGTCGAGCAGTGTGGCCAACCCGGCGCTGTGCGGCTGGTCGACTACAAGACCGGCTCGAAGTTGCCAACCGGGAAACAGGCTCAGCTCAATTGCCAGCTTGGCGTTTACCAACTGGCTTGGAACGCCAGTCAGGACAGTCAGGTGGCCGAGGCTGCCTTGATCTACCTGGCGGACAACGGCACCAAAGCCGAGCCCATCAGGACCTACCGACAGCCCGCCCTGGTCAACTCCGAAGACCCCAACTGGGCGGCTGAATTGCTTCAACGTTGTTACTGGGCCGGGACGGGCAGGCAGATCGAAGCCAGCACCAACGAAAACTGCCGCAATTGCCCGGTCGCGGGCTGTTGTCCGGTCGATGATCAAGGCAGGCAGGTGACGGCATGA
- a CDS encoding DEAD/DEAH box helicase, which yields MTATYAAPVGETFLDLGVDQRIVDALASYDIVHPFPIQALTLPVALAGHDIIGQAKTGTGKTLGFGIPLLQKAAGPDESGWNGLEAPGKPQAVVIVPTRELAVQVAGDLELAATNRSVRVLQVYGGRAFEPQIAALNSGVEVVVGTPGRMIDLMRQGRLDLGHVTTVVLDEADEMLDMGFLPNVETLLAAMPTERHTMLFSATMPGPVVTMARRYMVQATHIRAQDPEDEGATVKDIHQVAYRVHSLNKVEILARLLQAKDRGRTIIFARTKRTAAKVADDLAGRGFAAASIHGDLGQGAREQALRAFRKGKVDVLVATDVAARGIDVDDVTHVINFQCPEDDKIYLHRTGRTGRAGNKGTAITFVDWDEMPRWGLINKALDLGISEPPETYHTSDHLYSDLDIDASAGSFLPKAQRTLAGLAAEEVEDLGETGKRRFDGRSKARSRASGSAPRTHDPKRRQGGGKSRQGAQGGQAKDRPLPDAESPVRRQRSRRRTRGGKPVAPSSPRG from the coding sequence TTGACTGCCACCTATGCGGCGCCGGTCGGCGAGACCTTTTTAGACCTGGGCGTTGACCAACGCATTGTCGACGCTTTGGCGAGCTACGACATCGTCCATCCCTTTCCCATCCAAGCTCTTACCCTGCCTGTCGCCCTAGCCGGCCACGACATTATTGGCCAGGCCAAAACCGGCACCGGCAAGACCCTCGGTTTCGGCATTCCGCTGCTGCAAAAGGCCGCCGGACCAGATGAAAGCGGTTGGAACGGGCTTGAAGCACCGGGCAAGCCACAAGCGGTCGTGATAGTGCCGACCCGCGAACTGGCCGTCCAAGTGGCCGGCGACCTTGAACTGGCCGCAACCAACCGCTCCGTCAGGGTGCTGCAGGTTTACGGCGGGCGGGCCTTCGAGCCGCAAATCGCCGCCTTGAACTCCGGGGTTGAGGTTGTAGTTGGCACACCAGGCAGAATGATCGACCTGATGCGCCAAGGCCGCCTCGATTTGGGCCACGTCACCACAGTGGTACTGGATGAGGCTGACGAGATGCTTGATATGGGTTTCTTGCCAAATGTCGAAACCCTGCTGGCGGCTATGCCGACTGAACGCCACACCATGTTGTTTAGCGCCACAATGCCCGGCCCGGTGGTGACAATGGCCCGGCGCTATATGGTCCAGGCCACCCACATCCGCGCCCAAGACCCAGAAGATGAAGGCGCCACCGTCAAAGACATTCACCAGGTCGCCTACCGGGTGCATTCGCTCAACAAGGTCGAGATCCTGGCCCGGCTCTTGCAGGCCAAGGACCGCGGCCGGACCATCATTTTCGCCAGGACCAAACGCACTGCCGCCAAAGTGGCGGACGACTTGGCCGGCCGGGGTTTCGCCGCCGCCTCGATCCATGGAGACCTTGGTCAAGGCGCCCGCGAACAGGCCCTGCGAGCCTTCCGCAAAGGCAAGGTTGACGTGCTGGTGGCGACCGATGTGGCTGCCCGGGGCATCGATGTCGACGATGTCACCCACGTCATCAATTTCCAGTGCCCGGAGGATGACAAGATCTACCTGCACCGTACCGGGCGCACCGGACGGGCTGGCAACAAAGGCACCGCCATAACCTTCGTCGACTGGGATGAGATGCCGCGCTGGGGTCTTATCAATAAGGCCCTTGACCTTGGCATTTCCGAACCGCCAGAGACCTACCACACATCTGACCACCTCTATTCAGACCTGGACATAGACGCCTCAGCTGGTAGCTTCCTGCCCAAGGCGCAGCGAACCCTAGCCGGCCTGGCGGCAGAGGAGGTCGAAGATCTGGGTGAAACCGGAAAGCGTCGCTTCGATGGCCGGTCCAAAGCCAGGTCGCGGGCCAGCGGTTCCGCCCCCCGGACGCATGACCCCAAGCGTCGCCAAGGCGGGGGCAAAAGCCGGCAGGGCGCTCAGGGTGGCCAGGCCAAGGACCGTCCGTTGCCCGATGCCGAGTCGCCAGTTCGCCGGCAACGCTCCAGGCGCCGTACCCGAGGGGGCAAACCAGTCGCGCCTAGTTCGCCGCGCGGCTAG
- a CDS encoding phosphotransferase, with protein MVDTNANPYALAALATAAVPGLDLTSVAMSHIGADFSYATAQDATKRRWVIRIPHNKAAADGQEAEVKLLRLLEGAAGGGALPFEVVRPRGFAVAPTGMAVMVYPEPPGTQLVIELLDPGPGLAAGLGRALAAFHTLPPELPRKAGQPVLTPDTYRGNLRKEVGRAAASGHVTERLVDRWQARLDDDDMWVFTPVVIHGDMAPEHVQVEAGRVTALLDLAAVRVSDPAEDLAPLLAATAPDVAESVIASYRRHRLDLEDPHLEGRAGFLAEIAVVRWLLHGLDASEADIVEDARSMLADLDQAVAAEDAEAEHQAALAEDNRQRLEAAKRASAAAAREHQRLTSESIPKVGEALAETETVRLDRPKRWQEPDTSDDGPRPGGPTRLPVTAGGVDMWGNTGSQIPAWGDELADIAPVAEPAQVPGDEPGAEPKSGFKSRFGTITKPALDQDEASEPGGEPGAEPKPGFKSRFGSITKPALDQDEASEPGPEFEPKAGFKSRFGSITKPAPDQDEASEPGDEPGAEPKSGFKSRFGSIAQPRPAFGSRLGSAAKPGPEPEPEPELESAAEDLESAQSNLPDFLRDQAEAPADLPDDDAQTGQDKN; from the coding sequence GTGGTAGACACCAATGCGAATCCCTATGCCCTGGCGGCGCTGGCAACTGCGGCGGTGCCGGGGCTGGACCTGACCAGCGTGGCAATGAGCCACATTGGCGCGGATTTCAGTTATGCCACAGCCCAAGACGCCACCAAGCGCCGCTGGGTTATTCGCATTCCCCACAACAAGGCCGCCGCCGACGGCCAAGAAGCCGAAGTCAAACTACTGCGCCTACTTGAAGGCGCGGCCGGTGGCGGCGCGCTGCCGTTTGAAGTGGTCCGCCCACGTGGCTTTGCTGTCGCTCCCACCGGCATGGCCGTAATGGTCTACCCCGAGCCGCCCGGTACCCAGCTGGTCATCGAACTACTCGACCCCGGCCCAGGTTTGGCCGCAGGCTTGGGCCGGGCGCTAGCTGCATTCCACACCCTGCCACCGGAACTGCCGCGCAAAGCCGGTCAACCGGTCCTAACCCCAGACACTTACCGCGGCAACTTGCGCAAAGAGGTTGGCCGGGCCGCGGCATCGGGCCACGTCACCGAACGCCTAGTCGACCGCTGGCAAGCCCGCCTTGACGACGATGACATGTGGGTTTTCACCCCCGTGGTGATACACGGCGACATGGCACCCGAACACGTCCAAGTTGAAGCCGGCAGGGTGACGGCCCTGCTTGACCTGGCCGCCGTGCGGGTATCCGATCCAGCTGAGGATCTAGCCCCACTACTGGCGGCGACAGCCCCTGATGTGGCCGAATCAGTCATCGCCTCCTATCGCCGCCACCGCCTTGACCTCGAAGATCCTCACCTTGAGGGCCGGGCTGGTTTCCTGGCGGAGATCGCGGTTGTGCGTTGGCTGCTTCATGGCCTGGACGCGTCCGAAGCCGACATTGTCGAAGACGCTCGGTCAATGCTGGCGGACCTCGACCAGGCCGTGGCGGCTGAGGACGCCGAGGCCGAACACCAGGCCGCCCTAGCCGAAGACAACCGGCAACGCCTCGAAGCCGCCAAGCGGGCCTCGGCCGCGGCTGCCCGCGAACACCAGCGCCTGACTTCCGAATCAATTCCAAAGGTCGGTGAGGCGCTGGCTGAGACCGAGACCGTCCGGTTAGACCGGCCAAAGCGGTGGCAGGAACCAGACACGTCCGATGACGGCCCTCGCCCAGGTGGACCGACTCGCCTGCCGGTGACGGCTGGTGGGGTTGATATGTGGGGCAACACCGGTTCGCAGATCCCAGCCTGGGGCGACGAACTGGCCGATATCGCGCCAGTGGCTGAGCCGGCCCAAGTGCCTGGAGACGAACCCGGCGCCGAACCTAAGTCTGGTTTCAAGTCCAGATTCGGCACTATCACTAAGCCAGCGCTCGACCAGGATGAGGCATCAGAACCAGGTGGCGAACCCGGCGCTGAACCTAAGCCCGGTTTCAAGTCCAGATTCGGCTCTATCACCAAGCCAGCGCTCGACCAGGATGAGGCATCAGAACCTGGGCCTGAATTCGAACCTAAGGCTGGTTTCAAGTCCAGATTCGGCTCTATCACCAAGCCAGCGCCCGACCAGGATGAGGCATCAGAACCAGGTGACGAACCCGGCGCTGAACCCAAGTCCGGTTTCAAGTCCAGATTCGGCTCCATTGCTCAACCTAGGCCCGCCTTCGGGTCCAGACTCGGCTCCGCGGCCAAGCCGGGACCGGAACCAGAACCGGAACCAGAGCTAGAGTCCGCCGCTGAAGACCTTGAAAGTGCCCAGTCCAATTTGCCGGACTTTTTGCGCGATCAAGCCGAGGCCCCGGCAGATCTGCCTGACGATGACGCCCAAACCGGCCAGGACAAGAACTAG